The genomic window CCAGGGCTCTGTACAGGTCCATCGTGAACAGATCATCGCTCAGGCGCAGGCCATGGTGGATGCAGGAGCAAATATCATTGACGTTGGGGCGATGTCCACCGCTCCCTACCTAAAAACTGCGATTTCTGCAGAGGAAGAAAGTGAACGCTTGAGCCGCGCAATCGCCGCAATTGCTCCCTCTGTGTCGATTCCGATCTCAGCCGACACGAAACGTGCCGCCCCCGCTCGCGCAGCGCTCGCGGCCGGAGCAACGATCATCAATGACGTAGGTGGACTGAAATATGATCAGCACATGGCCGAATTCGTTGCCAACACGAGCGCAGGACTCATCATTATGGCAAGCGAACCTGCGCCACAACCAGGTTCACCAATGGTGAGAATCCGTGCAGCTCTGCAAGAAAGCCTCTCTATTGCCGACCACGCCGGCATTCCTCGCGAGCATATTGTACTCGACCCAGGGATCGGGTTTTTTCGTCAACCTGAAATTCTCTGGCATGAGTGGGATCGCGTTGTCCTCCAAGAGTTGGCGAGCTTACGAGAGCTGGGCTTTCCTTTGTTGGTGGGCGTTTCACGCAAGTCCTTTATTGGCAAAGTGCTCGATCAACCGAACGCTGCCGATCGCTTAATCGGCTCGCTCACCTGTGCCGCTATCGCTGTCTATAATGGCGCACATGTCATCAGAGCACACGATGTGAGGGAAACGGTCGAAGCGGTACGAATGGCGGAGTGGCTCCAAAAAACCAGGCCATAGGCTGCAAGCTACAGGGAGGAAAGCCCTTTTCCTTCGCAGCTAAAGTCTCAGCGCTGAAACACCGATCTTGATGCACAGACTGGTGGGAACGGTCTGTGGAGCCACATGAGCGACTTTCTTTTGCAGACGGAGATCCTCCCTTTTGCTATTGCCTTAGGATTGATGGTTGGGATCGGTATGCTCGAAGGGATTACCACCCTTCTTGGTGCAGGATTATCAAGTTTTCTTGAGTCCTTTCTCCCTGAAACTGACGCCGATATCGATGCAGACATCGATGGTTGATGGACTCAATACCCACAACGCCGCACCAAGAAACGGAACACCCCTCTCTGGTGTTGGCGGCGTCCCAAGCGGAAATCTTGCCGATCAGGTTGTCAACAGCGCGCTCCGCTATCGTGCGCAAGCGCCGTTAGGCGGTGGCAGGAAACAACTTACCGCAATAGTGATTGACCGGAGTGGAGAGCCTCTGCACAAGAGCAGGGATGAGAGACGAGACCATTGTGTGCTGGCTTCGGTCTAAGTATCGAAGTCTGGTCGAAGAGCTGGATGAACGCGGGCGAC from Deltaproteobacteria bacterium includes these protein-coding regions:
- the folP gene encoding dihydropteroate synthase — its product is MNRNLSSLQSQLAGLDVGDSNPVRVMAVLNVSPESFYQGSVQVHREQIIAQAQAMVDAGANIIDVGAMSTAPYLKTAISAEEESERLSRAIAAIAPSVSIPISADTKRAAPARAALAAGATIINDVGGLKYDQHMAEFVANTSAGLIIMASEPAPQPGSPMVRIRAALQESLSIADHAGIPREHIVLDPGIGFFRQPEILWHEWDRVVLQELASLRELGFPLLVGVSRKSFIGKVLDQPNAADRLIGSLTCAAIAVYNGAHVIRAHDVRETVEAVRMAEWLQKTRP
- a CDS encoding DUF1449 family protein, yielding MSDFLLQTEILPFAIALGLMVGIGMLEGITTLLGAGLSSFLESFLPETDADIDADIDG